A window from Lentisphaera araneosa HTCC2155 encodes these proteins:
- a CDS encoding alpha-glucuronidase family glycosyl hydrolase: MKLLTTLISLCIITAGMTNRSYAQASPSDTILWSIAGNGSGDVTDSSTTVTIAEGVSGPDGSDFNDGANGLDSFVVGGQYTAGDHFKLKTSGDTYTSFDYNKDYVEFTITAESGYALNLSSLDFDSARGGDSGTRGFKIYGKTQGSPTITDLLLNIDNESGTRTTPSNRSVDLSASQYDEVYSITFRYYPSVTNGSVEFNNLKLIGSVFPSDTPVETGYDLWLRYPAIDDADLLATYRSFASEIVVDGNSETFTAIRTELNNGLDGLLDKDVTDSASITQDGAVLVGTPTSSEIVATLGWGTELDAVGEEGFLIKSTTINGKAVTVIASNGEIGTLYGTFNFLRLMQTNQALNSLNISDSPKIKHRMLNHWDWDKDNNQNLVERGYAGESIWKWDDLPTVVDPRYTDYARANASIGINGVVVNNVNAQPLILSAEYLEKVAVLADVFRPYGIKVYLTARYDAPMHQDSDVIISSANTTLPEVQTWWNNKVAEIYNTYIPDFGGFLMKVDSEGQPGPSTNYGLNHAEGANPIADALDVYGGLLIWRTFVHDKSLDDDRVKRPYIQFTPLDSEFRDNVILQAKNGPFDFQPREPIHPLFGSMPNTTMGMEFQITQEYLGHSTHLVYNAPMWKEVLDFDTYANGANSTVAKIVDGTLDSRELSMIAGVANIGSDTNWCGHHFAQANWYAYGRLAWDHQLSSEGIADEWIRMTWSNDSDVRTDLSSMMLPSWEAAVNYMTPLGLAFTVSGSDFTPSHYYPQPSKRDGKYWFSDSSGLGYDRTTSGSNAVGQYSTEVEVLFNSLNDCPEKYLLWFHKVSWDHTMDSGRSMWEELCYKFNHGVQHINNMQTTWDSLSEKIDFRRFGDVQTKLSKHLIDATDFKDTYIEYFQNDNGLDIPPYSESNQAPSFGSETITEANAIVNSAYSGNVANATDPDNDILTYSKVSGPNWLTIYANGSLSGTPGQSNLGPNSFNIKVDDGNGGTDTAILNITVSESQVNTYILWGIAGNSSAGNNIGDANTTVTLTNGVSGPDGSDLNDATNGLNSFVVGGSYTAGNHFKTKLAASKTSIDYGSDYIEFQISADPGYVLNLNNLNFDSARGGSSGTRGFEIYAAVGSTPTITDLLLDIDNESGTRDIPVSRSIDLTTAQYQEISSITFRYYPLMTNGSMEFNNLNLIGSVVAENPDGNTAPITIAQSLTTEENIPLNITLAGTDADEDDLTFVEVGTPSNGTISGTAPNLLYTPNPDFSGNDSFTFKVNDGTVDSEPATISISVTPVGVETYTVTFITGDGSEVLVNNIVSGSDISSQIPEPMVIEGKTFTGWDQPVTNVSSDLTVTALYESKQLQLSSLTMSNPSSHTLSWTALDNTAYYYLAVGTSVGMDDLYGMYLDSDVTTVDLNLSGYENVYVRLWTYANGEWHIEDSVITDPNFTPANASFTSYSGDASELRIEWNRSTYDGWYYIQLVNKFTQDVEWSDYFARTSAEALVGAVSQPLDYYEVHIWSYDMNLGQWNQDIKDLATSENQAATYASHGLDGTSLTLNWNQSNYLGWYYIELERISDGAFIDGSYFDWNVDSGVFDITGTLVNDIRVRIWTYNADLGEWNSSQSDLNTP, from the coding sequence ATGAAATTATTAACGACACTTATTAGTCTATGCATAATTACCGCAGGTATGACTAATCGCTCCTATGCCCAAGCGTCGCCCAGTGACACCATCTTATGGAGCATCGCCGGCAATGGATCTGGTGATGTTACAGACAGTAGCACTACTGTTACAATAGCCGAAGGTGTATCAGGACCTGATGGTAGTGATTTTAATGATGGCGCAAATGGCTTAGATTCCTTCGTTGTTGGTGGTCAGTACACAGCAGGTGATCATTTTAAACTTAAAACATCTGGCGATACATATACATCTTTTGATTACAATAAAGACTACGTTGAATTCACGATCACAGCTGAATCCGGTTATGCTCTAAATCTTTCTAGCTTGGATTTCGATTCCGCAAGAGGAGGCGACTCTGGCACTCGAGGCTTTAAGATCTATGGTAAGACTCAAGGATCTCCTACAATAACAGATTTATTACTCAATATTGATAATGAATCAGGCACCAGAACAACACCTTCTAATCGCAGTGTCGATTTGTCAGCCTCCCAATATGACGAAGTTTATTCCATAACATTCAGATACTATCCATCAGTCACCAATGGTTCCGTTGAGTTTAACAATCTGAAGTTAATCGGCAGCGTTTTTCCATCTGATACCCCCGTCGAAACAGGCTATGACCTGTGGTTGCGTTATCCCGCCATAGATGATGCCGATTTACTCGCTACCTACCGTTCATTTGCTTCAGAAATCGTAGTTGATGGGAACTCAGAAACCTTTACGGCAATCAGAACGGAGTTAAATAATGGACTGGACGGACTTTTAGATAAAGACGTAACAGACTCAGCATCAATCACTCAAGATGGTGCTGTGCTTGTAGGAACACCAACATCTTCGGAGATTGTGGCTACTTTGGGTTGGGGGACAGAACTAGATGCAGTTGGTGAAGAGGGATTCTTAATAAAATCTACTACTATCAATGGAAAGGCTGTTACTGTAATCGCATCAAATGGTGAAATTGGCACACTTTATGGTACCTTTAACTTCTTGCGTTTAATGCAAACTAACCAAGCTTTAAATAGTTTAAATATTTCTGATAGCCCCAAAATTAAGCATCGCATGCTCAATCATTGGGATTGGGACAAAGACAACAATCAAAATCTCGTAGAACGTGGATATGCTGGTGAATCTATTTGGAAATGGGATGACCTTCCAACAGTTGTAGACCCTCGTTACACAGATTATGCTCGTGCAAATGCCTCAATTGGTATTAACGGCGTGGTTGTCAATAATGTAAATGCCCAACCACTCATTTTGTCCGCGGAATATTTAGAGAAGGTCGCAGTCTTAGCTGATGTTTTTCGTCCATATGGAATAAAAGTCTATCTAACGGCCCGATATGATGCGCCAATGCATCAGGATTCGGATGTAATCATTAGTAGCGCAAATACTACTTTACCTGAGGTTCAAACTTGGTGGAATAATAAAGTGGCAGAAATCTACAACACTTACATCCCTGATTTTGGTGGATTCCTAATGAAAGTTGACTCAGAGGGACAACCCGGGCCAAGCACAAATTATGGACTAAATCATGCCGAGGGTGCAAACCCCATTGCGGATGCTCTCGATGTTTATGGTGGCTTACTTATTTGGCGTACATTTGTTCATGATAAATCTCTAGATGATGACCGAGTAAAACGCCCTTACATACAATTCACACCCCTAGATAGTGAATTCAGAGATAATGTCATTTTACAAGCTAAAAATGGTCCCTTTGATTTTCAACCACGCGAACCAATCCATCCCTTATTTGGTTCTATGCCAAATACAACTATGGGAATGGAGTTCCAAATTACTCAAGAGTACTTAGGGCACTCCACACATTTGGTTTACAATGCACCAATGTGGAAAGAAGTACTCGACTTCGATACGTATGCCAATGGAGCAAATTCCACAGTCGCCAAGATTGTCGATGGCACCTTAGATTCCCGCGAACTTAGTATGATTGCAGGCGTAGCTAATATAGGCTCCGACACAAACTGGTGTGGACATCATTTCGCACAGGCTAACTGGTATGCCTATGGTCGTTTAGCATGGGATCACCAACTGAGCTCTGAAGGCATTGCTGATGAATGGATTCGTATGACCTGGAGTAACGACTCGGATGTTCGTACCGACTTATCATCCATGATGCTACCCTCTTGGGAAGCTGCTGTGAATTATATGACTCCATTGGGACTGGCTTTTACTGTGAGTGGAAGTGATTTCACACCTTCACATTATTATCCACAACCAAGCAAGAGAGATGGAAAATACTGGTTTTCTGACAGCTCTGGCTTAGGTTATGATCGCACGACCTCCGGATCAAATGCTGTGGGCCAATATTCAACAGAAGTAGAAGTCCTTTTTAACTCGCTGAATGATTGTCCAGAAAAATACCTACTTTGGTTTCATAAAGTTTCTTGGGATCACACAATGGATTCAGGTAGATCAATGTGGGAGGAACTTTGCTATAAATTTAACCATGGCGTCCAGCATATCAACAACATGCAAACAACATGGGACTCCCTAAGCGAAAAAATTGACTTCCGCCGCTTCGGGGATGTTCAAACAAAGCTCAGCAAGCACCTTATTGATGCTACTGATTTCAAAGATACATATATTGAATACTTTCAAAATGATAACGGCTTAGATATTCCTCCATACTCTGAATCTAATCAAGCACCAAGTTTTGGTTCTGAAACAATTACTGAAGCAAATGCCATAGTAAATTCAGCTTACAGCGGCAACGTGGCAAATGCTACAGACCCTGACAATGATATACTCACATATTCGAAAGTAAGTGGTCCGAACTGGTTAACTATCTATGCGAATGGTTCCCTATCTGGTACTCCGGGACAGTCGAACCTCGGTCCTAACTCCTTTAATATTAAGGTAGATGATGGAAATGGTGGCACTGACACGGCCATTCTTAACATAACAGTTAGCGAATCTCAAGTAAACACTTACATTTTGTGGGGAATCGCAGGTAATAGCAGTGCTGGTAACAACATTGGAGATGCAAATACAACTGTCACTTTAACCAACGGTGTAAGTGGACCGGATGGCAGCGATTTAAATGATGCGACTAATGGCTTAAATTCATTTGTTGTCGGTGGTTCTTACACGGCAGGCAATCATTTCAAAACCAAATTGGCTGCAAGTAAGACATCCATCGACTATGGCTCAGATTATATTGAATTCCAAATCTCAGCAGATCCTGGCTATGTCTTAAATCTTAACAACCTCAATTTTGATTCCGCCAGAGGTGGTTCATCTGGAACACGTGGTTTTGAAATCTATGCTGCGGTTGGATCTACTCCTACAATAACAGATCTCTTGCTCGATATCGACAATGAATCAGGAACACGCGACATCCCAGTTAGTCGCAGCATTGATTTGACCACAGCCCAGTACCAGGAAATTAGTTCCATCACCTTTAGGTACTACCCTTTGATGACTAACGGGTCCATGGAGTTTAATAATTTGAACTTGATCGGTAGCGTGGTAGCTGAAAATCCTGATGGCAATACAGCGCCTATTACGATAGCACAAAGCTTAACTACAGAAGAAAATATCCCTCTGAATATCACACTGGCTGGAACAGATGCTGATGAGGATGATCTTACCTTTGTTGAAGTTGGAACACCATCAAACGGTACTATATCCGGAACAGCTCCAAATCTACTTTACACTCCTAATCCTGATTTCAGTGGCAACGATAGTTTCACTTTCAAAGTTAATGATGGGACAGTTGACAGTGAACCCGCAACGATTTCGATCAGCGTTACTCCTGTAGGCGTCGAAACGTACACAGTCACCTTTATAACGGGAGACGGATCAGAAGTTCTTGTAAACAACATTGTATCAGGTTCTGATATAAGCTCTCAAATTCCAGAACCGATGGTAATAGAAGGTAAAACATTTACCGGATGGGATCAACCTGTCACAAATGTAAGTTCCGACCTCACTGTCACAGCTCTCTACGAATCAAAGCAATTACAGCTTTCATCTTTAACGATGTCGAATCCGAGTTCTCATACCCTGAGCTGGACTGCTCTGGACAATACGGCCTACTACTATTTAGCCGTTGGTACATCTGTAGGCATGGATGATCTCTATGGCATGTACCTTGATTCCGATGTTACGACTGTAGATCTTAATCTCAGTGGCTATGAAAATGTCTATGTGCGCCTGTGGACTTATGCCAATGGCGAATGGCATATCGAGGACTCGGTAATTACCGATCCTAATTTTACTCCGGCAAATGCCTCGTTCACTTCCTATAGTGGCGATGCCTCTGAGCTACGTATCGAATGGAACAGAAGTACCTATGATGGCTGGTACTACATTCAGCTAGTGAATAAATTTACTCAGGATGTTGAATGGAGTGATTATTTTGCTCGAACAAGTGCTGAAGCACTCGTGGGTGCAGTGAGTCAGCCGCTGGATTACTATGAAGTTCACATTTGGTCCTATGATATGAATCTTGGGCAATGGAATCAGGATATTAAGGACCTGGCCACAAGTGAAAATCAGGCCGCGACTTATGCTTCCCATGGTCTTGACGGTACGAGTTTAACTCTCAACTGGAATCAAAGTAACTACTTGGGTTGGTACTACATTGAGCTAGAAAGGATCTCAGACGGAGCCTTTATCGATGGCTCCTATTTCGACTGGAATGTGGATTCAGGTGTTTTTGATATCACCGGTACGCTAGTTAATGATATTCGAGTTAGAATTTGGACTTACAATGCGGACTTAGGTGAGTGGAACTCATCACAAAGTGACCTAAACACCCCCTAA
- the wecB gene encoding non-hydrolyzing UDP-N-acetylglucosamine 2-epimerase encodes MRKILLVFGTRPEAIKMAPLALELKKSAHLKVKICVTAQHREMLDQVMTSFGLKADYDLDLMRAGQNLNSITSDVVMELKPVLHDFKPDLVLVHGDTTTTMAASLAAYYEQIPVGHVEAGLRTHNIYSPWPEEINRQLTGRIASYHFAPTEEAAMNLMKEGVDREKIYVTGNTVIDALLFKVEKIRNDLELNQGCHQAIYKSGYDLDTARKFILVTGHRRENFGQGFENICLALKDLAKRNPNIDFVYPVHLNPNVKKPVEQLLTGVSNIHLIAPQDYEPFIYLMDNCLLIMSDSGGIQEEAPSLGKPVLVMRDTTERPEAVKAGTVKLVGTEVDALVKETQQLIDDSKLYEKMSRAHNPYGDGTASKRILDIILAKRKEVANV; translated from the coding sequence ATGAGAAAAATATTACTGGTATTCGGGACTCGTCCTGAAGCAATAAAAATGGCTCCCTTGGCACTGGAACTAAAAAAATCTGCGCACCTGAAAGTAAAAATCTGTGTCACGGCTCAGCATCGTGAAATGCTCGATCAAGTAATGACTTCCTTCGGTTTAAAAGCAGATTATGATTTAGACCTCATGCGTGCGGGTCAAAATTTAAATAGCATTACTTCTGATGTTGTGATGGAACTCAAGCCAGTTCTTCATGACTTCAAACCTGATTTAGTTTTAGTCCATGGTGATACTACAACCACAATGGCGGCATCTTTAGCTGCGTATTACGAGCAAATCCCCGTTGGTCATGTTGAGGCTGGCTTGCGGACTCATAATATCTACAGCCCCTGGCCTGAAGAAATTAACCGCCAATTAACGGGTAGAATTGCCAGCTATCATTTCGCTCCCACCGAAGAAGCTGCCATGAACTTGATGAAAGAAGGTGTGGATCGTGAAAAGATTTATGTCACGGGTAACACGGTTATCGATGCCCTACTATTCAAAGTAGAGAAAATACGCAATGACCTCGAACTGAACCAGGGCTGTCATCAAGCTATTTACAAATCTGGGTATGACCTTGATACAGCTAGGAAATTCATTTTAGTTACAGGTCATAGGAGAGAGAATTTTGGTCAGGGTTTTGAAAATATATGTCTGGCACTTAAAGATCTTGCCAAGCGCAATCCCAATATTGATTTTGTCTACCCAGTACATCTCAATCCCAATGTAAAAAAACCAGTAGAACAGCTGCTCACGGGCGTATCCAATATACATCTGATTGCACCTCAGGATTACGAACCCTTTATCTACCTCATGGATAATTGTTTGCTAATCATGAGCGACTCAGGTGGGATTCAGGAGGAGGCTCCAAGTCTAGGTAAGCCCGTTCTAGTGATGCGCGATACAACCGAGAGACCTGAGGCTGTAAAGGCCGGAACGGTTAAACTTGTGGGTACTGAAGTCGACGCTTTAGTTAAGGAAACTCAGCAGCTGATTGATGACTCCAAACTCTATGAAAAAATGAGCCGAGCTCACAATCCCTATGGCGATGGAACTGCCAGCAAACGAATTTTAGATATAATTTTAGCCAAAAGAAAAGAGGTAGCAAATGTTTAG
- a CDS encoding glycosyltransferase, translating into MTFYTLSNNEKNIDEGLEIDEEYNPKVSVLVPAHNEEAVIEGCLECMNKLDYKKDQLEVIILNDRSSDGTKDLIDNFLRKNPKSHIRAHHRPMSAEPGKAAAMKEIIATLKSEIIVIFDADYLPQADLIKRLINPFKDPEVGATMGRVVTYNANANIMTKLIDLERRSGYAIDQNVRNHFDLLPQFGGTTGGIRLSALEDVGGWDTRTLTEDTDLTYKLYLNGYKIKYLNAAACYEETPETWQARYKQVRRWAYGHNDCMIKHFIPTLMHTDKNLLRKLDALLLLTIYAAPAALLVLSIVAFLFGNISVNMSASLITLFLLFCGFGNFSPFFQMFAACIKDRQPHCIRYIPYIFVSSTISMLASTHALLLLPIEKLGLKKSLSWDKTLRYRKKAIS; encoded by the coding sequence ATGACTTTTTATACTCTCTCAAATAATGAAAAAAACATTGATGAGGGATTGGAAATTGATGAGGAGTACAACCCAAAGGTTTCCGTTCTTGTTCCGGCACATAATGAAGAGGCTGTTATCGAAGGTTGCCTAGAATGTATGAATAAACTAGATTATAAAAAAGACCAATTGGAGGTAATTATTCTCAATGATCGCTCCAGTGATGGTACCAAAGATTTAATCGATAATTTCTTACGCAAAAACCCCAAAAGTCATATTCGAGCTCACCACCGCCCCATGAGCGCCGAGCCGGGTAAAGCTGCAGCCATGAAAGAGATTATTGCGACCCTGAAGTCAGAAATCATTGTGATCTTTGATGCTGATTACCTTCCTCAAGCAGATTTGATTAAACGCCTCATAAATCCTTTCAAAGATCCTGAGGTTGGCGCCACGATGGGGCGAGTTGTTACCTACAACGCCAATGCCAATATTATGACGAAACTCATTGATTTGGAAAGACGCTCAGGTTATGCAATCGACCAAAATGTAAGAAATCATTTTGATCTGCTACCGCAATTTGGTGGTACTACTGGAGGTATTCGATTGAGTGCATTAGAAGACGTAGGGGGATGGGACACTCGAACCCTCACAGAAGATACTGACTTGACCTACAAGCTTTATCTCAATGGCTACAAAATCAAATATCTCAATGCCGCCGCCTGTTATGAAGAAACACCAGAAACCTGGCAGGCTAGGTACAAGCAAGTGCGTCGCTGGGCTTATGGTCACAATGACTGTATGATTAAACACTTTATTCCAACACTCATGCATACGGATAAAAATCTGTTGAGAAAACTGGACGCGCTCCTGTTGCTGACTATTTATGCAGCTCCAGCGGCATTACTGGTTTTATCCATTGTAGCTTTTTTATTTGGTAATATAAGCGTGAATATGTCAGCTTCCCTCATTACTTTATTTTTATTGTTTTGTGGATTTGGCAATTTCAGTCCTTTCTTTCAAATGTTTGCCGCTTGCATCAAAGATCGGCAACCTCATTGTATTCGCTACATTCCCTATATTTTTGTATCGTCTACAATTAGTATGCTAGCTTCCACTCATGCCCTTCTTTTGTTGCCTATTGAAAAGCTGGGACTTAAAAAATCTTTGAGCTGGGATAAAACACTTAGGTATAGGAAAAAGGCTATCTCATGA
- a CDS encoding sulfatase family protein, whose amino-acid sequence MKTLIPFLYLCFYLSYSGTAESQPSGNSKPNILFIMADDHTKQAIGCYGSRLSKLNPTPTIDRLASQGIQFDNVFCSNAICTPSRASIITGQYSQTNGVLDLNGSIGPDKQFLPKEMKKAGYETAMIGKWHLKKEPATFDYYCVLPGQGLYHNPIFNIRGSKPWPKNTITKKDQHSSDAITDISLHWLKNERDKSKPFFLMHHFKAPHDMFEYAKRYESYLEDVHIPEPESLFSVPAGSAGSKDLGSGLSKNHNPWQLPQKLGVSDDIPEPEYTRLSYQKYLKAYLRCVKGIDDNIARLLSYLKDSNQLDNTIIIYTSDQGFFLGEHNLIDKRWMYEEAMGMPFIVYAPGMIKNNFKNNCLINNTDFAPTLLEIAGLKKTPNYMQGKSFYKALSNQQKPDEWRTVTYYRYWMHMAHKLAVPAHFGIRSESHKLIFFYGRKYGRRGGKPTPISWEFYDLDKDPKEMKNEYKNPEYKEIIKRLKTQLLEIRKDLNEEDKKYPEIQKIIENNWDQILD is encoded by the coding sequence ATGAAAACACTAATCCCATTTTTATATTTATGCTTTTACTTGTCTTACTCAGGTACTGCTGAATCTCAACCATCTGGTAATTCTAAGCCAAATATTCTTTTTATCATGGCGGATGATCACACCAAACAGGCAATTGGCTGTTACGGGAGTCGCCTCAGTAAACTTAACCCTACCCCCACAATTGATAGGCTAGCCTCCCAAGGCATTCAATTTGATAATGTCTTTTGTAGCAACGCCATTTGCACCCCCAGTCGAGCGAGCATAATTACCGGACAATACTCACAGACTAATGGCGTTTTAGATCTAAATGGAAGTATTGGCCCTGACAAACAATTCTTACCTAAAGAAATGAAAAAAGCCGGATATGAAACAGCCATGATCGGCAAATGGCACCTCAAAAAAGAGCCCGCCACCTTTGATTATTACTGCGTCTTACCTGGACAAGGCCTGTATCACAACCCCATTTTTAATATCCGTGGTTCAAAACCATGGCCTAAAAATACCATCACAAAAAAAGATCAACATTCTAGTGATGCCATAACCGACATCAGCCTTCATTGGCTTAAAAATGAGCGTGATAAATCAAAGCCCTTTTTTCTCATGCATCATTTCAAAGCTCCCCATGATATGTTTGAATACGCCAAAAGATATGAATCTTATCTCGAGGATGTACATATCCCCGAACCGGAAAGTTTATTTTCGGTGCCTGCGGGCTCAGCTGGCAGTAAGGACCTTGGTTCAGGTCTAAGTAAAAATCATAATCCTTGGCAGCTACCACAAAAATTAGGTGTAAGTGATGACATCCCTGAGCCTGAATACACAAGGTTATCTTACCAAAAGTATTTAAAGGCTTATTTGCGCTGCGTAAAAGGCATAGATGACAATATCGCCCGCTTACTTTCGTATTTAAAAGATTCTAATCAGCTTGATAATACCATCATTATTTACACCAGTGATCAGGGATTTTTCCTTGGCGAACACAATCTCATCGATAAACGCTGGATGTACGAAGAAGCCATGGGCATGCCCTTTATCGTTTATGCGCCCGGCATGATTAAAAACAATTTTAAAAATAATTGCTTAATTAATAATACTGATTTCGCTCCGACTTTGTTGGAAATCGCTGGCTTGAAAAAAACTCCAAATTACATGCAGGGCAAAAGTTTTTATAAAGCTTTATCAAATCAACAAAAGCCCGATGAATGGAGGACCGTGACTTATTACCGTTACTGGATGCACATGGCTCATAAACTGGCCGTACCAGCACACTTTGGAATTCGATCTGAGTCTCATAAGCTGATTTTTTTCTACGGCAGGAAATATGGACGTCGTGGAGGCAAGCCCACGCCAATTTCATGGGAGTTTTATGATCTAGACAAAGACCCCAAAGAAATGAAAAACGAATATAAGAACCCAGAATATAAAGAGATAATCAAAAGACTTAAAACACAGTTATTGGAAATTCGTAAAGATCTTAATGAGGAGGATAAAAAATATCCAGAAATACAAAAAATCATTGAAAATAACTGGGACCAAATCCTAGACTAA
- a CDS encoding sulfatase, giving the protein MNFTVKLLIIISFAFAIESSYAAQPNKIKNVLFIIADDLKASVLACYGDKICQTPNLDKLASQSIVFDRAYCQGLSCGPSRTSLMHSRYLGSEGINLPEHLKNNGWYTVRVGKIYHMRVPYDIIHGIDGQDIPSSWTEKFNSKGAESHTPGDYACLNKNIFTKSLKNRESSGMKNRMFVSVISEGDGSDQPDVKSAEKTIELLNQRKNEPFFIATGLVRPHYPNVAPKEFFQNYPWEKIDLPELRNPTSLGIPAAGHPRITNSNNSIGKYPDNQKRMWSAYYATVEFMDRQIGRILDEVDRLGLKSNTAIIFLSDHGYHLGEHGFWQKNNLHEEVTRVPLIAYIPGLAPRRINEVTELVDIYPSLTELLGVYKPKTVQGKSFLPFLKNKTEDFRNSALSLMPGKKGYSIRTEDFSYIRYQNGAAELYNMNKDPKQLVNLIQNPEHKQTISKLDRELNTRLKEADLVNN; this is encoded by the coding sequence ATGAATTTCACAGTCAAATTACTTATAATTATTTCTTTTGCCTTCGCCATTGAGAGTAGCTATGCCGCACAACCGAATAAAATCAAAAATGTTTTATTCATTATTGCAGATGACTTAAAAGCCAGTGTATTAGCTTGCTATGGGGACAAAATCTGCCAAACTCCAAATTTAGATAAACTGGCTAGCCAAAGCATTGTCTTTGATCGCGCTTATTGCCAAGGTCTATCTTGCGGTCCATCTCGTACATCTTTAATGCATAGCCGCTATCTTGGTTCAGAAGGCATCAACCTCCCCGAGCACCTCAAGAATAATGGTTGGTATACTGTTAGAGTTGGGAAAATTTATCACATGCGTGTTCCCTATGATATTATTCATGGTATTGATGGTCAAGATATCCCGTCTTCATGGACTGAAAAGTTTAACTCCAAGGGAGCCGAATCTCACACTCCCGGTGACTATGCTTGTCTAAATAAAAATATTTTTACCAAAAGTCTTAAAAACCGCGAAAGTTCTGGAATGAAAAATCGCATGTTTGTAAGTGTTATTTCAGAAGGTGATGGATCTGATCAACCAGACGTTAAAAGCGCCGAGAAAACTATTGAGCTGCTAAATCAGCGTAAAAATGAGCCTTTCTTCATTGCTACCGGTTTAGTTCGTCCCCATTACCCAAATGTCGCCCCTAAAGAATTCTTCCAAAACTACCCTTGGGAAAAGATAGACTTACCAGAACTAAGGAATCCAACTTCTTTAGGTATACCGGCAGCAGGTCACCCGCGAATAACTAACTCAAATAACTCAATTGGTAAATATCCAGACAATCAAAAACGCATGTGGTCAGCTTATTACGCAACCGTCGAATTTATGGACCGCCAAATTGGACGTATTTTAGACGAAGTTGATAGACTTGGACTAAAAAGTAATACCGCCATCATTTTTTTGAGTGACCATGGTTACCATTTAGGGGAACATGGCTTTTGGCAAAAAAATAATTTACATGAAGAAGTCACTCGAGTTCCTCTTATTGCCTACATACCAGGTCTAGCTCCTCGACGTATAAATGAAGTCACTGAATTAGTTGATATCTACCCAAGTCTTACTGAACTTTTAGGGGTTTACAAACCAAAAACCGTACAAGGAAAAAGCTTTTTGCCCTTCTTGAAAAATAAAACTGAAGACTTTCGGAATTCTGCTTTATCGCTTATGCCAGGCAAAAAAGGCTACTCTATCAGAACTGAAGACTTTAGTTATATTCGCTACCAAAATGGTGCTGCAGAACTTTACAACATGAATAAAGATCCCAAACAGTTAGTCAATCTCATCCAAAATCCCGAACATAAACAAACCATCAGTAAACTTGATCGGGAGCTTAATACTCGTCTAAAAGAAGCTGACCTCGTAAATAATTAA